The Rhizoctonia solani chromosome 1, complete sequence sequence CCATTGACCGGTTTTAGACGAGCTCCTCTATTTTCCAATGAGTTTGCGTACAGCTCCAAGTTCAGCACCACCATTCCTCGTCGTGCGGATCCATCGCCTATCCCTGGATCACCCGCACCTCTCCCCCCCTCCCGATCTAGCATAATCTTGAGACGTTCTGTCACTGGATTGAAATGGGCTGGCTTCCTTATTGGGAGTTCAGTTCTTGGCATTGGTTTACTCACTGGCGCGCTCTTTATTCACGACGTATTTACTTACAACGACAGACATCTAGAAAAGGTACCTGTTAATCCTCTGGCACTCAAACCTGAAACTGGCGGCCCGAAGAACTTGCCCATTGCTAGCTCACTCGTCGGCGACgaagaggatgaagaggCGAAATACCTGTCAACGAAACCACGCCTTGTCATTGTTGGTGGTGGATGGGGGGTAAGTAAACTTGTATATGAGTCTCGCCTACAATCTTGTCAATTAATGCACGCATTTAGGCTGTCGGCGTTCTCCAAAAGTTGCACCCAGCTGATTACCATGTTACTATCGTTTCGCCAGAGACATACACGAATTTTACACCCCTGCTTCCTTCGGCTGCTGTTGGCACGGTTCAAGTTCGTAGCTTGATTGAACCGCTGCGCAAACTAGTTGCTCGTGTGCATGGCCATTTTGTCTGTGGAAAAGCTGTGGATATTGCGTTCTCGGATCAGCTGCTTGAAGTTGAAACTCAATCAGGAAACGGGACGCGTCGGATGTATATCCCGTAAGTACATGTGTCATTCCATATCCCATTGTTGACTCCTGCCCAGATATGACAAGCTTATTATTGCTGTTGGCTCGGTTTCGGCTCAGCATGGGGTACCCGGTCTTGAGAACTGCTTCCAATTGAAGAACATCCGTGATGCTCAAGCCATTCGCCGACGCATCTATGGTCAGAGTGATTTATAAATACGTGTGCTGCCTATTCTCACCGTCGAAGCAGACAATTTTGAGATTGCTGCGTTACCCACTACCAGCTCAGGGGAGCGCAAACGTCTGTTGTCTTTCGTCATTTGTGGTGGTGGTCCCACAGGCGTTGAAACCGCAGCGGTGCGTATCCTTCTCCCATAACTTGTAGGAAATCCTGATAATTTTTTGCATATAGGAAATTTACGATCTCTGCCAGGAAGATATTATGCAATACGTACGTGTCGTTAAATCGCTTTATTCTATATACTTAATTGTAAATCAGTATCCAAAACTCCTGCGAGAAGAAGTGTCCATTCATATCATTCAATCTCGGTGCGCACGAGCTTATTGTTAAGAGGTGTATAAAGTACAAACTAACGTGAACAGCGATCATATCTTAAATACCTACTCCGAGAGTATCTCGCAATACGCTGAGGTGAGTTTAATCTTACCTTAGTTCTCGCATTACTTGATATACATCGCGTCCATAGCAAAAGTTCAATCGCGACAATGTCAATATTATTACAAACGCACGGGTCAAGGCTGTTTATCCAGACCGAGTTGAATACGAGCAACGCGAACCAAACGGAAAGGTTCTTTATTCAATCCCATCGAACTTTGTCCTTTGGAGCACTGGTATTGCAATGAACCCGTTCACCCAGCGCGTCAGCAACTTGTTACCAAATCAAGTTCACAGGAAGGTGGGACGTGTTTCATATAAATTATACTAGGTTGTTAATGTGCATTACAGGCGATTGAGGTCGATGCTCATCTTCGTGTGAAAGGAGCACCTCTCGGAACTGTATACGCAGTTGGCGATGCCAGCACGGTTGGTAACTTTTTTCGATTTTCTGCGAGACAAAGTTAATATTCGTCTCAATAGATTGAAACCTCGATTGTTGGCCATCTATTGGAACTCGTCGACGAAGCAGATAAGAACAAAGACGGTCGTATTGACTATGATGAATGGGAAATCATGGGTATGAATATCAACAAATACCTAAGTATTATGACCATCAACTGATATCGTACACAGCAACTCGCATCCGTAAAAAGTTCCCAATGACAGACCAGCATATAGCGAAGCTACGCGAACTTTTTGACGCATATGACAAAGACCATGACGGCAGTCTCGGCCTAAACGAATTGGTTGTGTTGCTAGAAGAATTGGGAAACAAAATCACTGCCTTGCCAGCGGTAAGAACAATAACTGTATCATTACAACTTACCTTATCACCATTGTACAGACGGCGCAAGTAGCTTCTCAGCAGGGTAAATATCTGGGTAGAAAGTTGAGCAAGCTCGCCAGGCAGAAGCGCATTTTAGCTGCCAACGATATTGATTTTGATGATGATGCTACGTATTCCGACCCTTTCAAGTATAAGCACTTGGGGAGTCTTGCGTACATTGGAAACGCTGTGAGTATAGGCGCTTCGTGAAGTCATTGGTCGGCTAACTCCGTCATAGGCTGTGTTTGACCTCGGAGGTACATCATTTATGGGAGGACTTGTAAGTTTCAATCGGCCGATCAAGTACATAGGCTAATCATTGAACTAAATCTTGATAGGCTGCAATGTATGCGTGGCGTAGCGTCTATTGGAGCGAACAGGTCTCGATGCGTACCCGCGCATTACTAATGATTGATTGGATTATCAGGTTCGTGTGGCTCAAGCGACCCTTCGGAGACCCATCATTAACCCTAACTACCAGAGGTGTTTGGGGACGGGACTTGTCCAAGCTATAGATTCATTTAACGATTCAGCAGCGAGATACTTGAAATATGGAACGTAGGGCTAATTTGGAGACCCAAGTATGACTGTTTTCATTGTTTAGACGTAATATAGGTTTGCATGCTTTCATCTCGATGATGTCTTATGTCAACAAGAaggctgaatatatgcatgttTTTCGTCTATCGCATTCTACAATACTGAGCTCTCAGTAATCACCATATTCTGTGTGAGATAGCCTCAAGGCAGTGCAGCGCTGTGACATTCTAAGGCTACGCGAAAAGTCTACTGCACTTCAGTGCTTTTCATCCACCGTTCAGCATCCACTCCTACAGAACCTTGTTGGGTCGGCTTCGCTCTTATGAATAGTCCCATCAAGACTTTGATTCTCAGTCAGATATGCAGTACATCCATGCCTCCATACGCACTACAACCAAGGTAGGTATCACTCCCCCGAAACTTTGTTCGAGCTGTTGGTACTTCCGTCTCTGGTCGCCCGCTGATTAATCTATCAGGATGAATTTGCTCATTGAATTTGATTACCGGTAAACATACTGCAAGTAGTAAAGCAGCAACTCACATAGGCTACAGACTTAGGCTTTTCATGCATCAGAAGGTAGCCACTCAATTCACCCCTTCGATACATTCTTCCACTGGTTAATACCTGCTCCATTGGCTGGTTTCTCGGACCTGAAGTGGATCTTTCGGGTAGGAATATTGTGGCGGTTTTCCTCGAGGCAAGACCATTGATACTGAGTTACCTCGCCTTTCCAAAAAGCTGTACTCTGCCATAGATTGAAATACTCCCTCTTTCTCCACTATAGTTCTATCTCAATTGAGATGCATGCACAGCACAGGGCCTTGAACTATGCCGCATATTAGGAAACTCATGCCTGGAACACGACTGAGCGATAGGCACAGGGACAGGCATCGTGTTTGTACATTATCTAAATGTAGTAACTTGAGGCGTTCTGCTATCAACCTGGTACCACTTATCAAAGCTATTAGTAGACATGGCCACTCGTAGTTGGGCGAAGGATGGGCAGATTACTGTGTAATTAAGCTTGACAATTGTTTTTACTAAGGCGCGGTGACGCTACTCTAGGATACTGTTTTTGGCTTGGAGCTGAGACTGGCAGGCTAAATTAAACTTAATTTATGGAGAGTAGTAAGTCGTGTAATGTTCATTATCCCATCACCAGACCCATGTCCGTTCTCTGGACAATCCATATATTGATTCTCGGATTCTTTCGTGAACAGGAGTCAGTTCACCAGTCAATCCACGTTGCGTTCTTCATTTTGTGAGCCATCACCCTGGGTTATGTCCCATAGCTCAATCCATGTATACGGGCATCAGAATGGTTCCGTATAAACTCAAACACCCTAGGTGTTTTGCCACTTGAAATGACATTGCTTTAAGGATATCGTGTCTCTTTTTTTACCAGTATATAAATTGAGCTCCATCTTAGGGCGCAAAGCTTATCTAGTGTCCCTGGTCAGGTGTTCGTTAAGTGGATTGCACCAATTTTCCACCCAACGCTATCAAAGAAACAAATAGACGAAGTTAATAACTCTGTCTGATAATTCCAGCCAAAATCCAGCCATACTTGAAGTCTTACATGAGCTTCGGAAACTAGCCTTCTTCTGGTAAGCCTTCGGAAAGAAATGTGTATGAGATACTAACCGAGGCGGGCAATAATTATTAAGTTAATTATAAACACTCAAACGATGCATATGTACAATATTGGGGGAAGTGTAACCTAATTATAAAATCTCCGAAACTATGGTGGATATAATCTGGTTGGATATACTCGCTTGCGAGCATTTTTACAATAGCGCATGACATAGCGTGTACAAGAGAAATCCACTAGAACGCATCAAAGCCAATACTCTATGTGCCCATCTTTTGCACTGCCCTGCATTACATAAGTCCGACATATGGCGATCCAACATCAGGCTGTGCCCCGACACATCCCACCATCCCTTCTCACCTTTTCCAGAACATTGTCTTTGTTGCAACCAAATGCTATGCTACACACGACTTTTTAACCAGCGTGTTTCCTGTAGAACATTCCGTGCTCTCATTCTCATCCCGTAACCCTTAGTTGGAAAGTGATGCTCTTCATCGACATAATTGTTGCCTGGCCTACACCACGCGTACCCACCGCCTTTATGCGTTCTTACCAAAATCGACTTGCATAACTGGCCGAATTCAACTGGGCAGAGTGCTGATTGGAGCAATCGGCTTTCACTAACGCGGGAATAATGGCATATTCATGAGCGCTTATCCCACATGGTTTCTGGTGGAACATACAATACTCGAGCATTTGAATATCCTAGGAGGCCTATTGGAGATGCAACATACTCATTGTTCACGAATTCCGACGTGGTGCCGTCCCCTGGACACCTCGGGGATGACCCATTCGTATTTGCGTCCCGCCAATCCTGTGTTTTCCCTATATGGGAATTTGATTGGAGGTCAAGTCATTCGAATTTCCTGAAGCACGCCACCTTCACCGACTGTGATCTGCCTGTGACTGACTACGCACCTCGACTTCTCGCTACTATGCCGTATTTCCCTAATTGCAATCCTAATACGGCCCCTGTCCATAGTCTTTTCTCCAGAATCTCACCGCACATCGGCAGCACAGCCCGCCCTTGCCTCCGGCTTGTATAAAACTGACCGCCGTTTCGACATCCGGCTTGTCCATT is a genomic window containing:
- a CDS encoding NADH dehydrogenase, with protein sequence MIPVRRTTATLVKAFVPMPRYYRPLTGFRRAPLFSNEFAYSSKFSTTIPRRADPSPIPGSPAPLPPSRSSIILRRSVTGLKWAGFLIGSSVLGIGLLTGALFIHDVFTYNDRHLEKVPVNPLALKPETGGPKNLPIASSLVGDEEDEEAKYLSTKPRLVIVGGGWGAVGVLQKLHPADYHVTIVSPETYTNFTPLLPSAAVGTVQVRSLIEPLRKLVARVHGHFVCGKAVDIAFSDQLLEVETQSGNGTRRMYIPYDKLIIAVGSVSAQHGVPGLENCFQLKNIRDAQAIRRRIYDNFEIAALPTTSSGERKRLLSFVICGGGPTGVETAAEIYDLCQEDIMQYYPKLLREEVSIHIIQSRDHILNTYSESISQYAEQKFNRDNVNIITNARVKAVYPDRVEYEQREPNGKVLYSIPSNFVLWSTGIAMNPFTQRVSNLLPNQVHRKAIEVDAHLRVKGAPLGTVYAVGDASTIETSIVGHLLELVDEADKNKDGRIDYDEWEIMATRIRKKFPMTDQHIAKLRELFDAYDKDHDGSLGLNELVVLLEELGNKITALPATAQVASQQGKYLGRKLSKLARQKRILAANDIDFDDDATYSDPFKYKHLGSLAYIGNAAVFDLGGTSFMGGLAAMYAWRSVYWSEQVSMRTRALLMIDWIIRGVWGRDLSKL